Proteins from one Streptomyces sp. NBC_00289 genomic window:
- a CDS encoding carbohydrate ABC transporter permease produces MSTSTVALGAKQRTPLRPARVLLHVFLVVTSLVWLAPLLWAVFAALRPYAETSDKGYVSWPDKLSFDNFTNAFEQSDMMHYFANTLIIAVPAVLLTLVLSSMVAFYVSRFDFRVNLFLLLVFTAGNLLPQQVIITPLYRLYLLVDLPGITASGKLYDSALGLVLIHVAFQSGFCAFVLSNYMRMLPHELTEAALVDGASVWRMYWQIVLPLCKPAMAALGTLLSIWIYNDFFWAIVLISTGENMPITSALNNLSGQYFTDPNLVAAGALLTAIPTLIVYFALQRQFVSGLTLGANKG; encoded by the coding sequence ATGAGCACCTCCACCGTCGCGCTCGGCGCGAAGCAGCGCACCCCGCTCCGCCCGGCGCGGGTCCTGCTGCACGTCTTCCTCGTCGTCACCTCGCTGGTCTGGCTCGCCCCGCTGCTGTGGGCGGTGTTCGCGGCCCTGCGGCCGTACGCCGAGACCAGTGACAAGGGCTACGTCTCCTGGCCGGACAAGCTGAGCTTCGACAACTTCACGAACGCGTTCGAGCAGTCCGACATGATGCACTACTTCGCCAACACGCTGATCATCGCGGTCCCCGCCGTGCTGCTGACGCTGGTGCTGTCGTCGATGGTCGCGTTCTACGTCAGCCGCTTCGACTTCCGGGTCAACCTCTTCCTGCTGCTGGTCTTCACGGCGGGCAACCTGCTGCCGCAGCAGGTGATCATCACCCCGCTGTACCGCCTGTATCTGCTCGTGGACCTGCCGGGCATCACGGCCAGCGGCAAGCTGTACGACTCCGCGCTCGGCCTGGTCCTCATCCACGTGGCGTTCCAGTCCGGCTTCTGCGCCTTCGTGCTGAGCAACTACATGCGCATGCTCCCGCACGAGCTGACCGAGGCCGCGCTGGTCGACGGCGCCTCGGTGTGGCGGATGTACTGGCAGATCGTCCTGCCCCTGTGCAAGCCCGCGATGGCGGCCCTGGGCACCCTCCTCTCGATCTGGATCTACAACGACTTCTTCTGGGCCATCGTGCTGATCTCCACCGGCGAGAACATGCCGATCACCTCGGCGCTGAACAACCTCTCCGGCCAGTACTTCACCGACCCCAACCTGGTCGCCGCCGGCGCCCTGCTCACCGCGATCCCGACGCTGATCGTGTACTTCGCGCTGCAGCGGCAGTTCGTCAGCGGCCTGACGCTGGGAGCCAACAAGGGCTGA
- a CDS encoding beta-galactosidase — protein sequence MSRSLSVPGIAYGGDYNPEQWPEEVWAEDVRLMREAGVTMVSVGIFSWALLEPSEGVYDFSRMDRVLDLLHANGIAADLATPTAAPPAWFFRAHPEALPVDHDGRTLSYGSRQTFCPSSPAYRAAALRIAGELARRYADHPAVVMWHVHNEYGCHNAECHCDTSAAAFRVWLRARYENLDALNDAWGTAFWSQWYYDWDEIIPPRSTGAVPNPTHRLDWRRFCSDALLSLYEAERGVLRKAAPAQPATTNFMVGHSFDALDYWRWAPELDIVSNDHYLRSTDPESQIDIALSGDLVRSLAGGRPWFLMEHSTGAVNWQPVNRAKNPRELRRNALAHVARGADGIAYFQWRAAKAGAEQWHSAMLPHAGTDSRIWQDVVALGADLKALAEVRGSTAAAEVAVVWDWDAKWALELPSQPSDQVRHLDLVRSWYEPLWRSGIAVDFVRPDADLSSYRLVLAPSLYLVDDESAANLTDFAARGGTLAVGFHSGAVDENCHVRLGGYPGAFREALGVRTDELFPLLPGEKADLTGGGTASLWTERVRLAGARAVTSYTSGPLPGVPAVTRHAYGTGTAWYVATLPDAGTLAALLDRVCAEAGVASVRVTPEGVEAVLRRGEAADYLFLVDHRGAGAEVPVAADAVELLTGEPLKGGTVTVPPGGVVVVREPR from the coding sequence GTGAGCCGCAGCCTCTCCGTTCCCGGCATCGCGTACGGCGGGGACTACAACCCCGAGCAGTGGCCCGAGGAGGTCTGGGCCGAGGACGTACGCCTGATGCGTGAGGCCGGCGTGACCATGGTCAGCGTCGGCATCTTCTCCTGGGCGCTGCTCGAACCGTCCGAGGGCGTCTACGACTTCTCCCGCATGGACCGCGTCCTGGACCTGCTCCACGCGAACGGCATAGCCGCCGACCTGGCGACCCCGACCGCCGCGCCCCCCGCCTGGTTCTTCCGGGCACACCCCGAGGCCCTGCCCGTCGACCACGACGGCCGCACCCTCTCCTACGGCAGCCGCCAGACGTTCTGCCCGAGCAGCCCCGCCTACCGCGCGGCGGCCCTGCGGATCGCCGGCGAACTGGCCCGGCGGTACGCGGACCACCCGGCCGTGGTGATGTGGCACGTCCACAACGAGTACGGCTGCCACAACGCCGAGTGCCACTGCGACACCAGCGCGGCCGCCTTCCGGGTGTGGCTGCGCGCCCGGTACGAGAACCTGGACGCGCTCAACGACGCCTGGGGCACCGCCTTCTGGAGCCAGTGGTACTACGACTGGGACGAGATCATCCCGCCGCGCTCGACGGGCGCGGTCCCCAACCCGACCCACCGGCTCGACTGGCGCCGCTTCTGCAGCGACGCCCTGCTGTCGCTGTACGAGGCGGAGCGGGGCGTCCTGCGGAAGGCGGCACCCGCGCAGCCCGCGACCACCAACTTCATGGTGGGGCACAGCTTCGACGCGCTGGACTACTGGCGCTGGGCCCCAGAGCTGGACATCGTCTCCAACGACCACTACCTGCGCTCCACGGACCCGGAGTCACAGATCGACATCGCGCTCAGCGGCGACCTGGTCCGCTCCCTCGCCGGCGGCCGCCCCTGGTTCCTGATGGAGCACTCCACCGGCGCGGTCAACTGGCAGCCGGTCAACCGGGCCAAGAACCCGAGGGAGTTGCGCCGCAACGCCCTCGCCCACGTGGCGCGCGGCGCCGACGGCATCGCCTACTTCCAGTGGCGGGCGGCGAAGGCGGGCGCCGAGCAGTGGCACTCGGCGATGCTGCCGCACGCCGGTACGGACAGCCGGATCTGGCAGGACGTCGTCGCACTGGGCGCGGACCTGAAGGCCCTGGCCGAGGTGCGGGGCAGCACGGCCGCGGCCGAGGTGGCGGTGGTGTGGGACTGGGACGCCAAGTGGGCCCTGGAACTGCCCTCCCAGCCCAGCGACCAGGTCCGTCACCTCGACCTGGTCCGGTCCTGGTACGAGCCGTTGTGGCGCTCGGGCATCGCGGTCGACTTCGTCCGCCCGGACGCCGACCTGTCCTCGTACCGCCTGGTCCTGGCGCCCAGCCTGTACCTCGTCGACGACGAGTCCGCGGCGAACCTCACCGACTTCGCGGCCCGCGGCGGCACGCTCGCGGTGGGCTTCCACAGCGGCGCGGTCGACGAGAACTGCCATGTCCGGCTGGGCGGTTACCCGGGCGCGTTCCGTGAGGCGCTCGGCGTCCGCACCGACGAACTGTTCCCGCTGCTGCCGGGTGAGAAGGCGGACCTGACCGGAGGCGGTACGGCGTCGCTGTGGACGGAGCGGGTACGCCTGGCGGGCGCGCGGGCCGTCACCTCCTACACCTCCGGCCCGCTGCCCGGCGTACCGGCGGTGACCCGGCACGCGTACGGGACCGGCACCGCCTGGTACGTGGCGACGCTCCCCGACGCCGGCACGCTCGCCGCACTCCTGGACCGGGTCTGCGCCGAGGCGGGAGTGGCGTCGGTCCGTGTCACACCGGAGGGCGTGGAGGCCGTGCTGCGGCGGGGCGAGGCGGCCGACTACCTCTTCCTCGTCGACCACCGGGGAGCCGGTGCCGAGGTTCCGGTCGCCGCCGACGCCGTCGAACTCCTCACGGGCGAGCCCCTGAAGGGCGGCACGGTCACCGTGCCACCGGGGGGTGTCGTGGTCGTCCGGGAGCCGCGCTGA